From Deltaproteobacteria bacterium CG2_30_66_27, the proteins below share one genomic window:
- a CDS encoding nucleoside triphosphate pyrophosphohydrolase, with amino-acid sequence MARLRAKGGCEWDRAQTHETLRQYLVEETHEVIDAIRGGNPDSLCEELGDLLLQILFHAQIASENEQFDITDVIDSVTEKMVRRHPHVFGNATADTPEAVSRQWDHIKKTVENRSHESILGGIPQEFPSLLRAAKMSKKAARAGFDWERTEQVLAKVEEELSELKEAMSEGDPGSTEHELGDVLFSLVNLARFLGLSAEVAMVSVNERFERRFREMEKIASKTGCSIENADMPTLDRLWEMAKKSTR; translated from the coding sequence ATGGCCCGCCTTCGCGCGAAGGGAGGGTGCGAGTGGGACCGCGCCCAGACCCACGAAACGCTCCGCCAATACCTCGTGGAGGAGACGCACGAGGTGATCGACGCGATCCGCGGCGGGAACCCGGATTCGCTCTGCGAAGAGCTCGGAGACCTTCTCCTGCAGATCCTCTTCCACGCGCAGATCGCTTCCGAAAACGAGCAGTTCGACATCACGGACGTGATCGACTCCGTCACGGAAAAGATGGTTCGCCGGCACCCGCACGTCTTCGGGAACGCGACCGCCGACACGCCGGAGGCGGTGTCACGGCAGTGGGATCACATCAAGAAGACGGTCGAGAATCGTTCCCACGAATCGATCCTCGGCGGGATCCCGCAAGAGTTTCCCTCCCTTCTCCGTGCGGCGAAGATGTCGAAAAAGGCGGCGAGGGCGGGGTTCGACTGGGAGAGGACGGAGCAGGTGCTGGCAAAGGTCGAGGAGGAGCTGTCGGAACTGAAAGAAGCGATGTCGGAAGGAGATCCGGGTTCCACGGAGCACGAACTCGGCGACGTCCTCTTCTCGCTGGTGAATCTGGCCCGATTCCTCGGCCTGAGCGCCGAGGTGGCGATGGTTTCCGTCAACGAACGGTTCGAGCGCCGGTTCCGGGAAATGGAAAAAATCGCCTCGAAAACGGGATGTTCGATCGAGAACGCCGATATGCCCACCCTCGATCGGCTTTGGGAGATGGCGAAGAAGTCGACCCGCTGA